Genomic DNA from Desulfurivibrio alkaliphilus AHT 2:
AACAACTCTTACCGCTATGCCATGGTGGTAATTGAACTGGCGGAGAAACTGCGTGCGCAATAACTTTTTATTGTTACCGCTGGTGTTGATTGCCCTGCTGTTGCTGCTGACTGTCGGGGCTTGTGCACCGGAGTTGGGACGCCAGAGCGAAGTGCTGCTGCAGCGGGATTACCTGGCCATGGACGATGAAGAGCTGCAGGCCTACTACCGTCGCCTGGGCGATCAGCTGGTCCGGGAAACCAGGGCCGCCCGGGAAGGCGGCTTGATGAGCCGCCCGGCGGAACAGGAGCGGCTGGCGCAGTTGCGGCAGCGCTGGAATGAAGTGCGGGCTGAACTCGCCCGCCGGGAGCTGTGAGCCGGTGCCGCCGCAAAACATGCTTGCTGAAGATACGGCACTCTGTTAGATTGAGTGTTTCGATTTTACAAACTATTTACCGGTTTTACGGCCGGCAAGCAGTCTGCGGACAAACCTGAGATCGTGAGTATTTTTTCCACAACGTGGTTCCGGGAGCGGACCGGCGGTGCCGGGGTGCGGCGGGGTCTGCCCGGCCACGAATTCTGGCGCGCCCTGGTGGCCGATGGGCGCCGGCTGGAACTGATTCGCAGCCTTTGCGTGCTGGTGCTGATCTTTTTCCTGGCCCAGGCCTCGGCTCGCCTGGTCTGGTCCTTTTTGCTGCCGGCTCCGGAGCCGGCCCCGGCGATCACTGCCCCCGCCGCCACCACGCCGGCGGTCCGGCGGGCCGATGACAGGGTGAATGACGGGGCCCGGGGGGAAAAACTGGCGGCGTTGCATCTCTTCGGGCAACCGGAGCCACAGGCCGACCCGGAGGCCGAGGCGGCCGCCCTGTCATTGGCCATGGTCGAGGCCCCGGAAACCACCCTTAACCTGACCCTGAAGGGCTTGCTGGCCACCGCCGATGGACGGCGCGGGCTGGCGGTGATCGCCGAGCGGCGGGGCAAGGACGAAGTTTACGGGGTGGGGGACACGGTGCCGGGCAACGCGGAAATCGAGGCCATCTATCCCGATCGTGTGCTGTTGCGCCGGGCCGGGAATCTGGAAACCCTTTACCTGGAAGACCGCAAAGAGGAGCCGCCGGTGGCGGCCCGGCCCCGGACCAGGTCCCGAACGCCGGCGGCGGCGTCGCCGGACAGCGAGCCGCGCCGGGTAAGCCGCTCCTTTGTCAATAGCGCCATGGCCAACCTGCCGGATCTGGCCCGCCAGGT
This window encodes:
- the gspC gene encoding type II secretion system protein GspC — protein: MSIFSTTWFRERTGGAGVRRGLPGHEFWRALVADGRRLELIRSLCVLVLIFFLAQASARLVWSFLLPAPEPAPAITAPAATTPAVRRADDRVNDGARGEKLAALHLFGQPEPQADPEAEAAALSLAMVEAPETTLNLTLKGLLATADGRRGLAVIAERRGKDEVYGVGDTVPGNAEIEAIYPDRVLLRRAGNLETLYLEDRKEEPPVAARPRTRSRTPAAASPDSEPRRVSRSFVNSAMANLPDLARQVEVHIHNPEGGRHGFRLVAPGGSDFLETLGLQPNDILYEVNGIPLTDAGAAMVAFEELRNAREIRLVYERDGRQRSSTIAIR